A single window of Vibrio campbellii CAIM 519 = NBRC 15631 = ATCC 25920 DNA harbors:
- the flgL gene encoding flagellar hook-associated protein FlgL — protein sequence MRISDSQFSQMMLQSLQTNNAGLGHVLQQMATGDRLTKLSDDPMASIKLLNLERENSAIGQYQSNIANLKTTLSAQETHLDSVNESLKSVRDLVLWGANGTLTDEDRSGMIIELKSYRDSIESSFNAQDEEGHYLFSGTQTDTPAVSNAGGAYQVDGNSDKRVVTVAKGVTMDSNMTAKEILELGGGDNVLNQIDALIAEFESPSPNFQAEVDASLSAIDDTLANVLGAMTEIGGRHNNLDLMDSAHGENKLFVDKVTSDLSALDYGEASVRLSNYMAALQATQASYVKINDLNLFDRI from the coding sequence ATGCGAATCAGTGACAGTCAATTTAGCCAAATGATGCTGCAAAGCCTGCAAACCAATAACGCAGGTTTGGGGCATGTTCTTCAACAAATGGCCACGGGTGACCGACTAACCAAGCTTTCTGACGATCCTATGGCGTCGATAAAGCTACTGAACCTTGAACGTGAAAACAGCGCGATCGGCCAGTACCAGAGTAATATCGCCAATCTGAAAACCACACTTTCTGCTCAAGAAACCCATTTGGATTCGGTCAACGAGAGCTTGAAGAGTGTGCGTGATTTGGTGCTTTGGGGCGCGAACGGCACATTAACCGATGAAGATCGCAGCGGCATGATCATCGAACTAAAAAGCTACCGTGATTCGATTGAATCCTCATTCAACGCGCAAGACGAAGAAGGCCACTACCTGTTTTCTGGTACTCAGACGGACACGCCAGCGGTGAGTAATGCAGGCGGTGCGTACCAAGTTGATGGCAACAGCGACAAGCGCGTGGTAACTGTCGCAAAGGGCGTGACCATGGATTCCAATATGACGGCGAAAGAGATTCTGGAGCTTGGTGGTGGCGATAACGTATTGAACCAAATCGATGCTTTGATTGCAGAATTTGAGAGCCCGAGTCCGAATTTTCAAGCGGAAGTAGACGCTAGCTTATCTGCCATTGATGATACCTTGGCGAACGTACTGGGGGCGATGACAGAAATCGGTGGTCGCCATAACAACCTCGACCTAATGGATAGCGCACACGGCGAAAACAAGCTGTTCGTTGACAAGGTGACCAGTGACTTATCGGCATTGGATTACGGTGAGGCGTCAGTACGTTTGAGCAACTACATGGCGGCGTTACAAGCAACGCAAGCTAGCTACGTGAAGATCAACGATCTCAACCTGTTTGATCGTATTTAA